From Pseudochaenichthys georgianus chromosome 15, fPseGeo1.2, whole genome shotgun sequence:
TAAGTATTCAAACCAAAGTGTGTGTACTCGCCCTGTGTTACTTTTAATTTGTGAAGAAACATGTTGTTTTTCTCGCATTGTTTCAAGGAGAAGGAAtaacaaatgaaatgaaaatacttaaataatacatttaagtatATCGGGGACGCAATCaacaacagaaaaaaaaacgtaatcaaCACATATGTTTACAAAGTTATATACGTTGTTCAGTACAATTTAAGTCATTTGAACACTTATTTTCAAATACATGCATTTAAGCTTTGAAAACACAGCTCCCAAATGGCCGTTTTGGTGGTGAATATTTATTTAAGCTCCATTAAGATATTATTGAAGTGATGGTCATATAAGAacttaaaacatgtatttacGTTTTTACGTTTATTTACGTTACCATGTATCAAATGATTGCTGAATTATTGTGCAATTTGCTGGTTGGAAGATAACATTTTCTCtcctgttttttattttatcagGACAGAACAAAAACAAAGGTCTGAGGCAtttttgattgtgtgtgtgaagaACATTTTATTCTTAATTTTAGGGATAAGTCAGACTTTAACCTATTTTCTTGTTGTAAATAGATGCCAAGAATAGACCAAAACCAACAATGCAGTTTGTCTCACTTTATGGCTTTGCTCTCCACTCTTCGATGTTTAACTTCAAAATGTATTGTtacgtttttatttatttttaaactacCAACATACCTTATTTCAGCTGGGCACTGCAGTTTTTTAGCTAATGTTACTCAAACAGGAGTGTGTTTTTGGTTTATTGGACACTATTTTAGATGCAGTCCTGAAGATTAACACTCAATTAAATATGTACAGCAGCAGTCATTTGTATGTGGGACTGACTCCAAAAAACAAACAGTGCCCAAGTGTATTGTCTTATGGGAACATTAACACCCAGTGCAACTCATTtatgaggttttttttttatagtttttGGCCATGGGTACATATTATAAGGATTACTTAATTGCTAGATGTAGTCTTTTAAGACAAATGGATGGTTATATAAAGATTGCTGCTGTTCTTGGGGCTCTTTCTCCCACTAGGACAAAATCACCTGACTTCCCTGAAAGTCTGGTCAGTTCCCCATAGACAATCTGGAGTGATCCATTTTCAAAATACACGATCTGTGTACTCTCACTTATCAGCGTGGAAACTTCAAAATCTACTCGTCGGACTGTAACCTGAGGGTCCACCTCCTCTGATGCTGCGGCTCTAACTCTGCCTATCGATCATTGCACATGTCATATGCTGTAGGAAGTGAACTGGTGGTCTGAGGCATAGCTTTAAACACCGTAACGACTCGGTTTAAAACTTAAATTAACGGTATGCCTCTCCGGGTAGTCGTGAAGGGGCCTGGACCCTGGGGCTTTAGGCTGGTTGGCGGTAAGGACTTCGAGCAGCCCCTGACTATTTCCCGGGTAAGTGTTACTGTTAGCTGCTCCTTCATAACTCAATGTAACCACACCTGGGTTTGTGCCGACAAAAGGTCTCACCTCGCGCTGTGTCCTCTCGAGGACACACTGCTATTTAAAGTTAGCTGGTGTTAACAAAAGGCTAACGTTACTTCATAGAGAATAAACTAATGTCACACATGTAGCTAACGTGAATTATTGTTAGTGTCTGCATGTTGTACTTTCAGCTACTGACATTAATGACTTTGCAGCGTTTTAATTCGAGCACTTGTTGTAGCATTATTTCCCTATTTCAGTTACAATGTTATTTGAGATATCTTTTTTCGTTACTTAACTGTAAACTTAAATGCTACAAGTTACACAACACTGTAGTGTAAGTATACCGTTACCGGTATTTTCTTTTGTAGTGTCTGCAGACTTTCTAATAACTTTCAGCTGTCATAATTCTTTTAAAAGTCATAATTTCAATGTAAAAGCATTATGTTGGTGAAAGAATGTTATTTTTGACATCCCTGAGTGTCCCTGAACGCCTCTTCGAGCTTTTTCAACCCATTGTTATTTCACAACAGAACTTAATGCAAATCTTTATTACACAATACATCATACAGTCCTTTGTCAGTAATGGCTCAGAGTATGAgcctcctctgtgtacttcgcCTGAGTGTCGGCTGCTGTTCCTGTTGTAAATGTTGTTACCGTGGTCGCTACACTCCACCCATGGAAAAGTGATTAGGAATTCCTGGACTGAGCTGGAATCTCCCTCTGCTTCATGCTGTTTTCTATCTGAAACACCTCTGCGAGTGTCTACTGTGTTTACTGTAAATAATGAGATGTGTGACTAgaaaatttccccacggggattaataaagtatatcaaaaaacAAGATTTCAGACTATAAAGTTATATCTGACTGTACAGTGAATCAAAGGTGTGGTTTACACCTATTAATGATTCAAAATATGTATTGCTTAAGTGGTGTTATTTCTATATATTTctttataaaataaaagtacaatCTCGAATCATCACATAGGGTTGTAGCCAACCATGATTTTCATTATCAATTAGtttacacattttatttttgccGAAATATTATCGCCGGCTCtataaaacatcaataaatgaaGACATTTCCATCCTGTTTTCTCCAAATCTAAGTTGATATCTTTACATGTCGTATGATataaaacattgaaaagcagaaCATCTCCATATTAAGTGGCTAAAAACAGCATTTTACGTGTCAATTGTCAAAAAAGTTGGTGCTATTATTTTTGTGTTGACCTATCATTTGAGTTATTGTTGCAGTTCAGGGTAAGTATGCCAGCTCCCATACAGCCCATACAGAGTTGTGTTTTCCTATCATTAATCATGTCTCCTGTGTTGTAGGTCACCCCAGGGAGTAAAGCTGCCCAGGCCAACCTGTGTATTGGAGACATGATCCTGGCGATCGACGGAGAACCAACTGAGCCCATGACTCACTTGGCGGCGCAGAACAAGATCAAGGGGTGCATCGAGGAGATGGTGCTCTCTGTAGACAGGTGGGCCGTAGCTACATGTGCCAGTCTGCTCTGCATCGCCGCGGGCCTGAAAACCCCTGAGTAATACGAGACCGCTGCCATCCAGGTGTTCAGGGAGTGACGTGATGGTTATTCATCCTGCTTAAGTCTCTCTTTTGTTGCACTCGAGTTTGGGAAGTGTGTGTCTGCTAAGCCGTGTTGTAAATCTGCGCTGTGTCACTGCATGACATCATACCATGAGTTCAAGTAGCAGAGGTGTCGTAATGGGCAGGTTGAAACAAATGTGTTTGTTGAAATTAAGAGGGAATGTGTTGAATGCAGGGTTGGGTGAGCTGCCGGAGCTAAATGATAAACATGCAAAGGGTCTGGTGCATTGAAATACACAGGCATGGTATGCCTCTGTGGCGCTACACAGGTAACGCAAGATAAGTTGTTGCATTTAAAGCTAGTAAGATAATGTTGTGATCTTGTCCTTCCTCTTTTCTGCAGGTCAGAAACTAAATTGTGGTCCCCGCTTTCATCTGAGGAAGGGAGATCACATCCGTACAAGATGAATCTGTCAGCAGAGCCAAAGGTGTGTGTCCAGCATCTCAACATCAGACAGAATCCTCTTTAACTCAGCCGGTAACTGGAATCTCTCCAGGTAGCCATAGAGTTTCTGGAAGCCTGCACGTTCATTTCCCACCGCGCCCACAGAATCTTGTGGGctgcttttcttttcttttatacTACCAGTGATGAAGTCATTGTTTACTTCCCAACAGGAGGTTTCCTAGGAGACGGTAGTTTATCTGCCAACTCTGACGCAAGCCTCAGTTCCTGCCCACTGAGTGGAAAGTTGCAGCCAAAGTGTGAATTAATGtcggccgtgtgtgtgtgtgtgtgtgtgtgtgtgtgtgtgtgtcacaggtCACAGATGTTTTTTCTCACTCCACATGTTTGGAAAGCTTGTTTGGAGTCTGTCACTTCACTGTTTTAGTACTTTAAACCAATGCTTCTTACATTTAGGGCTATTGGTCAATGCTAGTTTCAGGCTCTGGAATATTCTGCTATTTCATTGTCAGATGCTTGAAGCATGAGCTATTTGTGGAGGCATTTCCGTGTTCCCACTGAGAAGCATGAGCTACATGCGCCACCTTCATGGGAAGCCAGTGTCATGACGTAATTGCCTTTTAAAAAGCATTGGCTATAATTAAGGCCAAATCCCCAGTCGACAttatcctgctaaatgatgcGTGACTGAGTCAAACTGGAAGCAGCAGTTCAAGACGCAAAACGTTTTCAGCTGAACAgtttcattttttaaatgtgcagatgcaaaacatttgtattcattgttGAAAACACCGGAGGTTGGGTGTTTTCAGATATTGAGTAATATGTCGTAACAGGAAGTCATCTGCATGTTTCTACATGTAGGGACCACCGTCGCATCGAGCTGCACCGCGAGTGTTGCATGTTTCAAACTGAGTGATGTCACAAATATCTGCGCTCACTACTTCGATGCTTGGTTACTCACAAAAAGCTTGAACAGTACCATTTTCCATTTCTTCCACAGGAGGTGAAACACATAGGCTCCACCCACAACAGGAGCGCTCTGCCCTTCAGCGGTTTCGGCCCCACAGTGGTGACCAACCAGTACAACAGCCCCTCCGGTCTATACTCCTCGGAGAACATCAAGGACTTCAACGAGGCCGTGGACGAAGTTAAAACCATCGTGACAGCCAATGAGCTCAGCCACAAGTAAAACCAAATAGAAAACATAGATGGTCTGTTACTGTTATATTTGAGCGTAATTAGAACTGTGTCTCGTAGCTGTTGCCACACAGCATGCCCATATACGCGTCTTAAAAGGCTGGCTCTGTGGGAATTGTAGTCTTGCAAATTCCATGGACTTCAGAGGTCTCCACTAGGTGGAAATATGATTTGACCTTTTGACAAAACAGAAACGGGCTGTAACAGTATCCTGAGACACCGCTTTGTATCAAGTGGTCCTAATGGAGACTGGATCCAGAAGGATGTTCTGGTGTTTTGGAGCTGCGTTGTTTTATGTATAGTCTGACCTACAAGAGATGAGGGTTGGCACGCCTCTTGTTTGGAGAAGCAGAGGCAGCGTGGACCAGAAGCTGTCCTGTTCTGCAGTCAATGAGATGCTTCGGCAAGAGAAAGTGCTTCAGTTCCTCGTATGAAGGCCAAGCTCACGCGAGATATAGCAAATGAAATGCATCTAAAATAAAGGGTACTCTTGAGACGATACATTGATTGGGCCTCTTGAATAGCGTTGCTGCTGCCCCGTACACAGCAGTGCGTTGTTTGCAGGTCAAAGTCTAACAGCGTGCTCATGCCCTAAAGGCTGCCCTCGTGCTTCAGCTCAGTCACACGCCTCTGACTGAGGTGTGATTCATCTTCCATCGAACAACAGGTTCATCTTTAACATTAAAGCTGTTCAAAGAATAACAATGCATTCAAAGATCAATCATTCTATTGTCTGCTTCTGACTGCTGCTATGAGGTGATTAGTATTGCTTTCTGATTAGATGAGTTTGACAGATTAAGGCCGGCTCCTGGATAGGCTGGGTGCAACATGTTTTTACAAGTTCTAGTCAAAATGAGGTAATCACTCAATTTGACTATTTGTCACTAAACGCCACGTTAAGACCACGAGAAGA
This genomic window contains:
- the pdlim1 gene encoding PDZ and LIM domain protein 1, which codes for MPLRVVVKGPGPWGFRLVGGKDFEQPLTISRVTPGSKAAQANLCIGDMILAIDGEPTEPMTHLAAQNKIKGCIEEMVLSVDRSETKLWSPLSSEEGRSHPYKMNLSAEPKEVKHIGSTHNRSALPFSGFGPTVVTNQYNSPSGLYSSENIKDFNEAVDEVKTIVTANELSHKAASDPSQAGKMPPVVADSEVYKMLQENQESDEPPRQSASFKVLQEILETGDPDKPSGFRSVKAPATKMGSSVGNTDKLPSCDKCGSGIVGLVVKLRDKFLHPECYTCTDCDVNLKQKGHFFVEDLIYCEKHARERVTPPEGYDVVTVFPK